A window of Ananas comosus cultivar F153 linkage group 4, ASM154086v1, whole genome shotgun sequence contains these coding sequences:
- the LOC109708402 gene encoding protein PHYTOCHROME KINASE SUBSTRATE 1-like, which translates to MERYRITPSFNNGSSLSSPRPHFNSNSPFYLSVPPKPSPFLGGAPAPRPDDAELSIFDAERYFSDGAAAHDAVAKRAVVAAAASPALERCGLSANPRGSSVSSSVDGYGRSSRIGPYATPTASSEASWNSRSGLLVNPPGAVAVKVRPFPPSSSSSSSNNNTTDPRSKAGAARRRGRFGRRCPCAGWKSVDVEERYSEPRSSPIPSSFDAKRAFGPKKLSAEAGELGPFNRADQVPPPVGEEETTRSEAEVEGITKVKITPGNWGKGDAFFSPKKPPPFSLEMGRRRAFAEPGAFSFPVLGAPPTTCSIDDPPRDSLEVFRPAEEEAAAVVAALRKSAELHKKSAEADEVGSDASSDLFEIESFSTSCAAYRRRDSLDDEPRRPGGLGAGFRKSMEESAPSEWGYAPSEASVEWSVATAEGFDRASVANFSSAASEFDEFRFLQAEHDRFAAAVSGAAAAASSKKKGTAGAGGGLLMSCRCEKAVSVGPNPVRFVPDQRRPVGVPVYLDEPDRASGLGLGLARLGNTNQVRCQSARLSRPVVTR; encoded by the coding sequence ATGGAGCGCTACAGGATCACACCGAGCTTCAACAATGGCAGTAGCCTCTCTTCTCCGCGCCCCCACTTCAACTCCAACTCCCCCTTCTACCTCTCCGTCCCCCCCAAACCCTCCCCCTTCCTCGGCGGCGCCCCCGCGCCACGCCCCGACGACGCCGAGCTGAGCATCTTCGACGCCGAGCGCTACTTCAgcgacggcgccgccgcccaCGACGCCGTCGCGAAGCGCGCCgtggtcgccgccgccgcctccccggCCCTCGAAAGGTGCGGCCTTTCCGCGAACCCGCGCGGCTCCTCCGTCTCCTCCTCCGTCGACGGCTACGGGAGGAGCTCGCGCATCGGGCCCTACGCCACCCCCACCGCCTCCTCCGAGGCCAGCTGGAACAGCCGCTCGGGCCTCCTTGTCAACCCCCCGGGCGCCGTCGCCGTAAAGGTGAGGCCTttccccccctcctcctcctcctcctcctccaacaaCAACACCACCGACCCCCGCTCCAAGGCGGGGGCGGCGCGGCGCCGCGGCCGCTTCGGGCGCAGGTGCCCGTGCGCGGGTTGGAAGTCCGTGGACGTCGAGGAGCGCTACTCCGAGCCCAGGAGCAGCCCGATCCCCTCCAGCTTCGACGCCAAACGCGCCTTCGGGCCCAAGAAGCTTAGCGCCGAAGCAGGGGAGCTCGGCCCCTTCAACCGGGCGGATCAGGTACCACCACCGGTAGGAGAAGAAGAGACCACGAGGAGCGAAGCGGAGGTGGAGGGGATAACGAAGGTGAAGATAACCCCCGGGAATTGGGGCAAAGGCGACGCCTTTTTCTCCCCGAAGAAGCCGCCGCCTTTCTCGCTTGAGATGGGGCGGAGGAGAGCGTTCGCGGAGCCCGGGGCGTTCTCGTTCCCGGTGCTCGGCGCGCCGCCCACCACGTGTTCGATCGACGACCCCCCGCGCGACTCGCTGGAGGTGTTCCGCCccgcggaggaggaggccgcCGCGGTGGTGGCGGCGCTGAGAAAGTCGGCGGAGCTCCACAAGAAGTCGGCGGAGGCGGACGAGGTGGGGAGCGACGCGAGCTCGGACCTGTTCGAGATCGAGAGCTTCTCCACGTCGTGCGCCGCGTACCGCCGCAGGGACTCGCTCGACGACGAGCCGAGGCGGCCCGGAGGACTCGGCGCCGGCTTCAGGAAGAGCATGGAGGAGTCGGCGCCGAGCGAGTGGGGCTACGCGCCGAGCGAGGCGAGCGTCGAGTGGAGCGTGGCCACCGCCGAGGGCTTCGACCGCGCGAGCGTGGCCAACTTCTCCAGCGCCGCGTCCGAGTTCGACGAGTTCCGGTTCCTCCAGGCCGAGCACGACcgcttcgccgccgccgtcagcggcgccgccgccgccgcctcgtccAAGAAGAAGGGaaccgccggcgccggcggggGTTTGCTCATGAGCTGCCGATGCGAGAAGGCGGTGAGCGTGGGTCCGAACCCGGTCCGGTTCGTGCCGGACCAGCGCCGCCCGGTCGGGGTCCCGGTTTACTTGGACGAGCCGGACCGGGCCTCGGGCTTGGGTTTAGGCTTGGCGAGGCTAGGGAACACTAACCAGGTTCGGTGCCAATCGGCGCGGTTGAGCCGGCCGGTTGTGACCCGGTAG